One window of the Tubulanus polymorphus chromosome 11, tnTubPoly1.2, whole genome shotgun sequence genome contains the following:
- the LOC141912700 gene encoding testis-expressed protein 52-like isoform X2 yields MKDEEETKLPSLEERENLMKEVTPKYSGFTPRPVEKLAVTRRPKSMLNIECNHVLRTDRADSVHLNPSLQYKLWLEAGKHSAPHPSRPDDSYNSNIWRNFRKNYGFDSGSDGRNITELIASMYPINIPKPSAVSKNTYDKYIRESDVFKDDKRRALAIIRSKTDISEFRRLRAKSEARYPPIDKDGNILPPPDFERYVTRFIPPNDFSTGVDPATEITADMRPDMFGRYIRRHNRDPHLYKMSYRLNNPQYARLQEEIERRRNMPKQFPPAAMDSRSPRIRRVSIGIDV; encoded by the exons atgaaaGACGAAGAAGAAACTAAACTTCCTAGTCTGGAAGAGCGGGAGAATCTGATGAAGGAGGTGACTCCGAAATATTCCGGATTCACGCCGCGACCGGTCGAAAAGCTGGCGGTAACCCGTCGGCCCAAATCTATGCTCAACATCGAATGCAATCATGTTTTACGAACTGATCGCGCGGATTCGGTTCACCTGAATCCGTCTCTGCAGTATAAGTTATGGCTCGAAGCTGGAAAACACAGCGCGCCGCATCCGTCGAGACCTGACGACAGTTACAACAGCAACATTTGGCGCAACTTCCGTAAAAACTACGGATTCGACAGTGGCTCCGACGGACGGAACATTACCGAACTAATCGCGTCGATGTACCCGATAAACATACCGAAACCGTCGGCGGTTTCGAAAAATACTTACGATAAATATATACGCGAATCTGACGTGTTTAAAGACGATAAACGGAGGGCGCTGGCAATAATTCGATCTAAAAccgatatttcagaatttcggAGACTGAGAGCGAAAAGCGAAGCGCGGTATCCGCCTATTGACAAAGATG GGAATATCCTCCCGCCGCCCGATTTCGAACGTTACGTCACGAGGTTCATTCCGCCCAACGATTTTTCGACCGGCGTCGACCCGGCTACGGAGATAACAGCCGACATGAGGCCGGACATGTTCGGTCGGTACATCCGGCGACACAACAGGGACCCCCATCTGTATAAAATGTCGTACAGACTGAACAACCCGCAATACGCACGCTTACAGGAAGAAATAGAGCGTCGTAGAAACATGCCGAAACAATTCCCACCGGCCGCCATGGATTCTCGCTCTCCCCGAATCAGAAGAGTTTCCATCGGAATCGATGTTTAA
- the LOC141912700 gene encoding testis-expressed protein 52-like isoform X1, which yields MAGGNLKTKTLGCNRVGVLKRRARHKQLSKKMKDEEETKLPSLEERENLMKEVTPKYSGFTPRPVEKLAVTRRPKSMLNIECNHVLRTDRADSVHLNPSLQYKLWLEAGKHSAPHPSRPDDSYNSNIWRNFRKNYGFDSGSDGRNITELIASMYPINIPKPSAVSKNTYDKYIRESDVFKDDKRRALAIIRSKTDISEFRRLRAKSEARYPPIDKDGNILPPPDFERYVTRFIPPNDFSTGVDPATEITADMRPDMFGRYIRRHNRDPHLYKMSYRLNNPQYARLQEEIERRRNMPKQFPPAAMDSRSPRIRRVSIGIDV from the exons ATGGCAGGGGGTAATTTGAAAACTAAAACTCTTGGATGTAATCGCGTCGGCGTTTTGAAACGGAGAGCGCGCCACAAACAACTATCG aaaaagatgaaaGACGAAGAAGAAACTAAACTTCCTAGTCTGGAAGAGCGGGAGAATCTGATGAAGGAGGTGACTCCGAAATATTCCGGATTCACGCCGCGACCGGTCGAAAAGCTGGCGGTAACCCGTCGGCCCAAATCTATGCTCAACATCGAATGCAATCATGTTTTACGAACTGATCGCGCGGATTCGGTTCACCTGAATCCGTCTCTGCAGTATAAGTTATGGCTCGAAGCTGGAAAACACAGCGCGCCGCATCCGTCGAGACCTGACGACAGTTACAACAGCAACATTTGGCGCAACTTCCGTAAAAACTACGGATTCGACAGTGGCTCCGACGGACGGAACATTACCGAACTAATCGCGTCGATGTACCCGATAAACATACCGAAACCGTCGGCGGTTTCGAAAAATACTTACGATAAATATATACGCGAATCTGACGTGTTTAAAGACGATAAACGGAGGGCGCTGGCAATAATTCGATCTAAAAccgatatttcagaatttcggAGACTGAGAGCGAAAAGCGAAGCGCGGTATCCGCCTATTGACAAAGATG GGAATATCCTCCCGCCGCCCGATTTCGAACGTTACGTCACGAGGTTCATTCCGCCCAACGATTTTTCGACCGGCGTCGACCCGGCTACGGAGATAACAGCCGACATGAGGCCGGACATGTTCGGTCGGTACATCCGGCGACACAACAGGGACCCCCATCTGTATAAAATGTCGTACAGACTGAACAACCCGCAATACGCACGCTTACAGGAAGAAATAGAGCGTCGTAGAAACATGCCGAAACAATTCCCACCGGCCGCCATGGATTCTCGCTCTCCCCGAATCAGAAGAGTTTCCATCGGAATCGATGTTTAA
- the LOC141912702 gene encoding uncharacterized protein LOC141912702 — translation MASVDMNQGDGRLLRTILDTQGTDSSASATSSEQDQPEPSRKKTPRSGSSESESSDSESTRSVSYQSSDSSDDSGTIKSDSSDDSENDDDTVNGKEERVAIDTDKDTGDTLDNADVENVSSRCAKDETEGVDIVAKESESPRVVEDAQSPNDAVNDDNQKEQFNDFIAINTVVAANSEKSQSKPKKPKRKRSKSAKYRQDVLATGSLSSDNFRYSKHERAQRDELAIDGVANRRRRRNEQSAARGGRRKTADTSPVPVSSTLYQPEPASNDDKLHIKYLELMSILRQTDRRAFRSLQSRVVHMYGEKVNKFMPVESYHAKNNNNGSCSNYVRVHGADDSVASTDRSSNRDEFVFVPSIGKKNSRSRPKTATANDKTDRECGSKPNLRRSRSNLEAKYKHLQDLLTEQFKHESESLIRNQLKQTIDVVKHYQEELCKIDDRDDAAAEEAVDEEETGSIDRTDNQQQQQQHRRRRNHRRQSDTSDSGTQTPRSDGTGVNDHNDDENDDVFSKGSELTSSESSLSASKRVTFSDGNIEVSGRSNREEKSDVGILKRPIIVEVNGTRPRVGRPKRPDAQRVRSPEKTNSGDSNLHQRQQFYGSDHRLADTDNESILIWLKEKNKLQKQQRKQERAKKRKERQQLAEKAADRLERESEAHDAMLGWMKRKRHEEQLLKKRKKKEKERLRKTEESTREPEETSNRLKTDLSYNSGNSADGVNRFEADRVDSRFRDGPTNAEIASKLSHGGRPRSSYTYKSVSQKKAAKLAMEEEKRRRDELLKKRIAYDQWLKAKAEEAIRQRRNEKKKEAEEANRADPEYVKIIPDLAKNRCEKIDRNKKRIDTGLPEIDRRANSYPRPKRSDQNQEPKQTTGNYIWKEPKQTRPPSSSKPRSPRTVKSRDTPGAIPTRHCIEIPDQIAENTSKPPPPNNKTRLNDLTSELSPKRPSSAPSDRPSSGRRKWTSPTPLRQSTEQGEEYSEYINDKLNVERPEPQGCDRPEEPVCNKARDENGHSDESVPTPPPTPPGKKKVSFGASKLVYTMDDTPSSGSSDVTPPPEESGTKRESADNDSLSRQLDDVINGRKDYNETDAPLLNNDGFFITSLCSDEDSV, via the exons ATGGCTTCAGTCGATATGAATCAAGGCGACGGGCGACTTTTGCGCACCATTCTGGATACCCAAGGTACCGACAGTTCCGCGAGTGCGACGAGTAGCGAACAGGACCAGCCAGAACCCTCGAGAAAGAAAACTCCCAGATCGGGCAGTTCAGAAAGCGAAAGCAGTGACAGTGAATCGACGCGTAGCGTTTCGTATCAGTCGAGCGACAGCAGCGACGATTCTGGAACGATCAAGTCCGATTCTTCCGATGATAGCgagaatgatgatgatacaGTCAACGGAAAAGAGGAGCGAGTCGCTATAGATACAGATAAAGACACCGGCGACACGTTAGACAATGCTGACGTCGAGAACGTATCCAGTAGATGTGCTAAAGATGAAACTGAGGGAGTAGATATCGTCGCGAAAGAGTCGGAATCTCCCAGAGTCGTCGAAGATGCTCAGTCTCCCAACGATGCggtaaatgatgataatcaaaaagaaCAATTCAACGATTTTATCGCTATAAACACCGTTGTTGCCGCTAATAGCGAAAAGTCGCAATCGAAACCTAAGAAACCGAAACGTAAGCGTTCCAAAAGTGCCAAATATAGACAGGATGTGTTAGCGACTGGGTCGCTGTCTTCTGATAATTTTCGGTATTCGAAACACGAACGAGCGCAACGAGATGAACTGGCGATAGATGGCGTGGCAAATCGAAGGCGCAGGCGCAACGAGCAATCGGCTGCCCGAGGCGGCAGGCGAAAAACCGCGGACACGTCTCCGGTACCCGTATCCAGCACGCTTTACCAGCCAGAACCAGCCAGCAATGACGATAAACTCCATATCAAATATCTCGAACTGATGTCGATTTTGAGACAGACGGATCGACGAGCTTTTCGATCGTTACAATCAAGAGTCGTTCACATGTACGGCGAGAAAGTGAACAAATTCATGCCGGTCGAATCGTACCATgcgaaaaacaacaacaacggaTCGTGCAGTAACTACGTGAGGGTTCACGGAGCAGACGATTCCGTCGCTTCTACCGACAGATCCAGTAACCGCGACGAGTTCGTGTTCGTTCCGTCTATCGGTAAGAAGAATTCCCGCAGCCGACCGAAGACCGCAACCGCCAACGATAAAACGGATCGAGAATGCGGTAGTAAACCGAATCTCAGACGCAGTCGTTCGAATCTCGAAGCGAAGTATAAACATCTACAGGATCTACTGACCGAGCAATTCAAACACGAGTCTGAATCTTTGATTCGTAATCAACTGAAACAAACAATCGACGTCGTGAAGCATTATCAGGAAGAACTGTGCAAAATAGACGATCGAGACGACGCTGCCGCCGAGGAAGCCGTGGACGAGGAAGAGACGGGATCCAtagatagaactgataatcagcagcagcaacagcagcatcGCCGCCGCCGCAACCACCGTAGACAGAGTGATACTAGTGACAGTGGTACGCAAACACCTCGATCTGATGGTACAGGTGTTAATGATCATAATGACGATGAAAATGACGATGTGTTTAGCAAAGGAAGTG AACTAACAAGCAGCGAAAGTTCACTGTCGGCCTCAAAACGAGTGACATTTTCTGACGGTAATATCGAAGTTTCCGGTCGTTCGAACAGAGAGGAAAAGTCTGACGTAGGCATTTTGAAGCGCCCGATCATCGTTGAAGTTAATGGTACGAGGCCTCGAGTTGGACGCCCCAAGAGACCAGACGCCCAAAGAGTACGTTCGCCGGAGAAGACGAATAGCGGGGACTCCAATTTGCATCAAAGGCAACAATTCTACGGCTCCGATCACAGATTAGCCGACACCGATAACGAATCGATCTTAATTTGGTTGAAGgagaaaaataaactacaaaAGCAACAGCGTAAACAAGAGCGAGCGAAGAAACGAAAGGAGCGACAACAACTGGCCGAAAAAGCAGCCGATCGACTTGAACGAGAAAGCGAAGCGCACGATGCTATGTTGGGCTGGATGAAACGTAAGCGCCACGAAGAACAACTTCTTAAAAAGAGGAAGAAGAAAGAAAAGGAACGTCTTCGGAAAACTGAGGAATCGACCAGAGAGCCGGAGGAGACCAGTAATCGGCTGAAAACAGACCTTTCTTATAATTCTGGGAATTCTGCTGATGGAGTGAATAGATTCGAAGCCGATCGCGTCGACAGTAGGTTCAGAGACGGCCCCACTAATGCTGAAATAGCGTCTAAACTATCTCACGGTGGTCGACCCCGATCTTCGTATACTTACAAAAGCGTTTCACAGAAAAAGGCGGCAAAACTCGCTATGGAGGAAGAGAAACGTAGACGGGATGAACTTCTCAAGAAGAGAATAGCGTACGATCAGTGGCTGAAAGCGAAAGCCGAAGAAGCGATCAGACAAAGACGTAAcgagaaaaagaaagaagCCGAAGAAGCGAATCGCGCGGATCCCGAATACGTCAAAATAATTCCCGATTTGGCCAAAAATCGATGCGAGAAAATCGATAGGAATAAAAAACGTATCGACACCGGTTTACCGGAAATAGATCGCCGGGCGAATTCCTATCCGAGGCCGAAACGATCCGACCAAAATCAAGAACCGAAACAAACGACTGGTAACTATATTTGGAAAGAACCTAAACAAACGCGACCTCCGTCATCGTCAAAACCGCGTTCGCCACGAACTGTTAAATCGCGTGATACCCCGGGTGCGATCCCCACCAGACATTGTATAGAGATCCCGGACCAGATAGCCGAAAATACGTCGAAACCACCGCCACCAAACAACAAAACTAGACTGAACGATTTAACCAGTGAACTGTCGCCGAAACGACCGTCCTCCGCTCCTAGTGATCGTCCATCATCGGGACGTCGTAAATGGACGTCTCCGACGCCGCTGCGCCAGTCTACCGAGCAAGGAGAGGAGTATTCCGAGTATATCAACGATAAGTTGAACGTCGAACGACCAGAGCCGCAAGGATGCGACCGACCCGAGGAACCGGTATGCAACAAAGCGCGGGATGAAAATGGTCATAGCGACGAATCGGTCCCAACGCCTCCACCGACACCACCCGGTAAAAAGAAAGTATCGTTTGGCGCGTCGAAACTCGTCTACACGATGGACGATACGCCGTCGAGCGGGTCGTCAGACGTTACGCCGCCACCGGAGGAATCCGGAACTAAACGGGAGTCCGCCGATAACGATAGTTTAAGTCGCCAGTTGGACGATGTCATCAACGGCAGGAAGGATTACAATGAAACCGATGCGCCTTTATTAAATAATGACGGTTTCTTTATTACATCCCTGTGCTCGGATGAGGATAGCGTTTAA